A genomic segment from Syntrophorhabdales bacterium encodes:
- a CDS encoding molybdopterin-dependent oxidoreductase encodes MSKGKTESRFSLDRRTFLKAAGLGIAGAAIGKFPFQSFTLDEAMAAAAKDGATVVPTICAMCGPAANCGVYAFTKNGRFTKVAGMKESPVNAGAVCPKGQAAPQWVYSPERLKYPMKRVGKKGEGKFQRITWDEAITIIAETLKKQKEKYGPESLGSLSPARRTYSDYIQRFLIAHGSPNYGHSGICAMQMSFGFHYTVGDWPRAVDYANSDLVLIWGKQPIYSAPAQDGAKAYVNAKIRGAKLIAIKPSMEPDVGLADQWVPIRPGTDAALALAMLHVVVNESLIDKPFVDQWCYGYDELKEHVQKYPPAWAEMITGIPAARITEIARLFATTKRAGIDLGNGVEHVPSSNDAIRAVAILIAITGHLDRPGGNIFGAASTMPRLKAVNLPERYTQAWVDKLVYPEFPRPFQPFVEGTSSAYFGLFDSVLTEKPYPIRAIIAPGSQALVSTRGGKRVVEALKKLEFYVIADVARTADMPYADIVVPLATPYEIDHPFEVRGNWIIARNRVIEPLADYKSIFEFFCDLGVKMGYGDDFWGGSMTASMNDQLKPLNMTIDDLRKQPTGIKYEMLPRKYENYETVFKRKSPRISKAPFLPQAKVAIYNTSFKEAGYSPLPEWKEPPESITGTPELTKKYPLILSDYHTSNVYTASWQRNVPYLREIQPYPALHIHPDAARERGIKDGDWVRVESPHGWMKVKAEFFPGIRPDTVMVLHGWWQGCKELGFEDFPLLDGGANVNIMYSVDAKKAFDPVVTAMSSQTLVQITKM; translated from the coding sequence GTGCTGCCATCGGCAAATTCCCGTTTCAATCCTTCACCCTTGACGAGGCCATGGCTGCCGCAGCCAAGGACGGGGCAACGGTTGTACCGACTATTTGCGCCATGTGCGGGCCTGCCGCGAACTGCGGGGTCTATGCCTTCACGAAGAACGGCCGGTTCACCAAGGTCGCGGGCATGAAGGAGTCGCCGGTAAACGCAGGCGCAGTCTGTCCGAAGGGCCAGGCAGCGCCGCAGTGGGTCTATTCGCCTGAAAGACTTAAATACCCGATGAAGAGGGTAGGGAAGAAAGGCGAGGGCAAATTCCAGAGGATTACCTGGGACGAGGCCATAACCATCATTGCAGAGACGCTAAAGAAGCAGAAGGAAAAGTACGGGCCCGAATCGCTCGGCTCGCTCTCTCCCGCCAGGCGCACATACAGCGACTACATCCAGCGGTTCCTGATAGCCCATGGAAGCCCGAACTACGGACACAGCGGCATATGCGCGATGCAGATGTCTTTCGGTTTCCATTACACGGTCGGAGATTGGCCGAGAGCGGTTGACTACGCAAACAGCGATCTCGTGCTCATCTGGGGTAAACAGCCCATCTATTCTGCGCCCGCACAGGATGGCGCTAAGGCCTATGTGAATGCGAAAATACGTGGCGCAAAACTCATCGCGATCAAACCCTCTATGGAACCTGATGTGGGACTCGCAGACCAATGGGTACCGATCAGGCCCGGAACAGACGCGGCTCTCGCTCTTGCCATGCTTCATGTCGTAGTCAATGAAAGTCTGATCGACAAGCCGTTCGTGGATCAATGGTGTTACGGATACGATGAACTGAAAGAGCACGTGCAGAAATATCCACCTGCGTGGGCTGAAATGATCACCGGAATACCGGCTGCACGCATTACAGAGATCGCGCGACTCTTTGCCACGACAAAACGTGCAGGCATCGATCTGGGTAATGGCGTCGAGCATGTGCCGTCTTCAAATGACGCGATCAGGGCAGTAGCGATCCTGATAGCGATCACTGGCCACCTCGACAGGCCCGGCGGAAACATATTCGGCGCCGCGAGCACAATGCCCAGGCTTAAGGCCGTCAACCTGCCCGAACGATACACGCAGGCATGGGTGGACAAGCTGGTCTATCCTGAATTTCCCAGACCCTTTCAGCCTTTCGTCGAAGGCACATCATCTGCCTACTTCGGACTCTTCGATAGCGTGCTCACAGAAAAACCGTACCCAATACGCGCCATTATTGCTCCGGGCTCACAGGCGCTTGTCAGTACGCGCGGTGGAAAACGAGTGGTAGAGGCGCTCAAAAAACTTGAGTTCTACGTGATCGCCGATGTGGCGCGGACGGCTGATATGCCCTATGCGGACATCGTGGTACCGCTCGCAACTCCCTACGAGATCGATCATCCATTCGAGGTGAGAGGCAACTGGATCATTGCGCGCAACAGAGTGATCGAGCCGCTTGCCGACTACAAATCGATCTTTGAGTTTTTCTGTGACCTCGGTGTTAAGATGGGCTACGGCGACGATTTCTGGGGTGGCAGCATGACAGCGTCGATGAACGATCAATTGAAGCCTCTCAATATGACGATCGACGATCTTCGCAAGCAGCCGACCGGTATTAAGTATGAGATGCTCCCGAGAAAATATGAAAACTACGAAACGGTGTTCAAGCGGAAGAGCCCGCGGATTTCGAAAGCGCCTTTTCTGCCGCAGGCAAAGGTTGCGATCTACAACACGTCCTTCAAGGAAGCTGGCTACAGCCCGCTCCCTGAATGGAAAGAGCCCCCTGAGAGCATAACCGGTACACCGGAGTTGACCAAGAAGTATCCCCTGATCCTCTCAGATTACCATACGTCCAATGTCTACACTGCTTCATGGCAGAGGAACGTTCCCTACTTGAGAGAGATTCAGCCATATCCTGCTCTTCATATTCATCCCGACGCCGCGAGAGAGCGGGGGATAAAGGATGGTGACTGGGTACGCGTGGAGTCGCCGCACGGCTGGATGAAAGTTAAAGCGGAGTTCTTTCCCGGTATTCGCCCTGATACGGTAATGGTTCTCCACGGATGGTGGCAAGGTTGTAAAGAACTGGGATTTGAAGATTTCCCTTTGCTGGACGGTGGGGCAAACGTGAACATCATGTACAGCGTCGACGCAAAGAAGGCATTCGACCCTGTAGTGACCGCTATGTCGAGCCAGACGCTGGTTCAGATAACCAAAATGTAG
- a CDS encoding 4Fe-4S dicluster domain-containing protein translates to MPNEYAFSFAKDKCTQCFGCEVACKEWRDGDLGVRWRRVYKIWTGRYPDVKLASASVSCMHCADPACVKACPVQAIQKRPEDGIVVADRGKCIGCRTCEKECAFGAPQFGKDGKMQKCDLCLNQLDLNKDSPPCVDTCPTKALQLAKLDPKEKKSGEEQIQKLIKAANA, encoded by the coding sequence ATGCCGAACGAATACGCCTTTTCTTTTGCGAAGGATAAATGTACGCAGTGTTTTGGGTGCGAGGTAGCGTGTAAGGAGTGGCGAGACGGAGACTTAGGGGTCAGATGGAGAAGGGTTTACAAGATCTGGACAGGCCGCTATCCTGACGTGAAACTCGCATCAGCGTCTGTGTCATGCATGCACTGTGCTGATCCGGCCTGCGTCAAGGCTTGCCCGGTACAGGCGATACAGAAAAGGCCGGAGGATGGTATCGTTGTCGCTGATAGAGGTAAGTGTATCGGATGCAGAACCTGCGAAAAAGAGTGTGCGTTCGGTGCGCCGCAATTCGGAAAAGACGGAAAGATGCAGAAGTGCGACCTGTGCCTGAATCAGCTGGACTTGAACAAGGATTCGCCGCCCTGCGTCGACACGTGTCCCACAAAGGCGCTGCAGCTAGCGAAGCTTGACCCAAAAGAAAAAAAATCAGGGGAAGAGCAGATACAAAAATTGATTAAAGCAGCAAACGCCTGA
- a CDS encoding transporter substrate-binding domain-containing protein: MKKGSRHLLLLKAIMTVLFFVGTTGLVWATGLPIAHENPPEKPLVVAIQLDQTYTSKDKQGNWTGPMVDFWKLIAMYLKRPYVFREMPLNSIISALEESTIDVAAMTTFINAEREERFDFSTALGEGHHAVVTVYQPTHEHPWLAAVSVFFTTGTLTVILILMAMLFLLGVSIWLIEKKNNPGDFGPTRSRGIAAGIYWAGSTLASGLCFGIYPRTLPGRILALTWMITCGLALSAVIASLTHSLTDQMQQMQVLEDEDIRYMHLGVKKGSVQVDMLKEAGGYYTLFDTDEEALNAVLTGQVDGYLCFETRAIYYANHDYSGRISVYPTKLRTHLYALSMPKQSPLRKPINLAILRLTDDGVWESLLDRYGLERPSIQQGLASRKAANK, encoded by the coding sequence ATGAAAAAGGGCAGTCGTCATCTTCTTTTGTTGAAGGCGATTATGACGGTCCTTTTCTTCGTGGGAACGACAGGCCTGGTTTGGGCAACAGGACTACCCATCGCACACGAAAATCCCCCGGAGAAACCATTGGTGGTTGCAATCCAGCTTGATCAAACTTACACCAGTAAAGACAAGCAGGGGAATTGGACCGGACCGATGGTAGACTTCTGGAAGCTTATTGCGATGTATTTGAAGAGACCCTACGTCTTTCGGGAGATGCCCTTAAACAGCATCATAAGCGCCCTTGAAGAAAGCACGATCGACGTGGCAGCTATGACTACCTTCATCAATGCGGAGAGGGAAGAACGGTTCGATTTCTCCACAGCACTGGGCGAGGGACACCACGCGGTCGTGACAGTCTATCAGCCGACACATGAGCATCCGTGGCTTGCTGCCGTCTCAGTCTTTTTTACTACGGGGACTCTCACGGTGATTCTCATACTCATGGCTATGCTTTTCTTGCTGGGCGTCTCGATCTGGCTCATAGAGAAGAAAAACAATCCCGGAGACTTTGGCCCCACCAGGAGCAGAGGCATCGCTGCCGGCATTTACTGGGCCGGCTCAACCCTGGCCTCGGGTTTGTGTTTCGGTATTTATCCGAGGACGCTGCCGGGCCGCATCCTCGCCTTGACGTGGATGATAACCTGTGGACTTGCGTTGAGCGCGGTCATAGCGTCGCTCACGCACTCACTCACTGACCAGATGCAGCAGATGCAAGTGCTGGAGGATGAAGACATTCGCTACATGCATCTGGGAGTCAAGAAAGGATCGGTTCAGGTGGATATGCTGAAAGAGGCAGGCGGCTATTACACTCTTTTCGATACTGATGAGGAGGCACTCAACGCAGTGCTGACGGGTCAGGTCGATGGGTATCTCTGTTTTGAGACGAGAGCGATCTATTATGCGAATCATGATTACAGCGGCAGAATCTCTGTCTACCCCACAAAATTGAGGACTCATCTTTACGCTCTTTCGATGCCGAAGCAGAGCCCGTTACGCAAACCTATAAACCTTGCCATACTGAGGCTCACCGACGATGGCGTATGGGAATCCCTCCTGGATCGCTACGGACTGGAGAGACCCTCGATACAGCAAGGGCTCGCGTCCAGGAAGGCAGCCAACAAGTAG
- a CDS encoding transporter substrate-binding domain-containing protein, with protein sequence MKRVCAVILLIWSVLGAGWAIAQTDQSRKAYPGKPLIVGFSTSSLDVAKRENPRWLKSYIDFWDLVAQELKRPYVFKAMPFNEILKALQEGAIDITAVPIIVSVSREEQFDLSTPLGSGQVGIAMRYRVWDHPWLSLIQIFLSWTTVKVVLILLAALVVIGAIAWLIERKENEEYFGQGALRGIGTGIFWAGSTLASGICLGISMKTGLGRILGLFWMVVCVITFGAVIASLTFYLSSQHYSGWVIDTARLKGMHIGVFSTSVQVQMLEKMGIRYTACENTDECIGALTRGKIDGFLYDEGYLRYLSETRYRGKLSVYETELKPYRRAFAMPKDSPLRKPFNVALLRIAERPMGEGVINQLDLSQYLKTGTLNPMEEKRRYGAGRGKR encoded by the coding sequence ATGAAACGCGTCTGCGCAGTGATTCTTTTGATATGGTCTGTTCTTGGGGCCGGATGGGCCATAGCACAGACTGACCAGAGCAGAAAGGCATACCCCGGCAAGCCTTTAATCGTCGGCTTTTCCACCTCTTCCCTCGATGTCGCGAAACGAGAGAATCCCCGGTGGCTGAAAAGCTACATTGATTTCTGGGATCTTGTGGCGCAGGAATTGAAGCGACCCTACGTCTTTAAGGCGATGCCCTTTAATGAGATTCTCAAAGCGCTTCAAGAAGGGGCTATCGACATCACAGCTGTTCCAATAATCGTCTCCGTTTCGCGCGAGGAACAATTCGATCTCTCCACACCTCTAGGTTCAGGACAGGTAGGTATAGCAATGCGATACCGGGTCTGGGACCATCCATGGTTGTCACTCATCCAAATTTTCCTTTCGTGGACTACCGTGAAGGTGGTGCTCATCCTGCTGGCAGCCCTTGTCGTGATCGGCGCCATCGCGTGGCTGATCGAGAGAAAGGAGAATGAGGAGTACTTCGGGCAGGGTGCTCTGAGAGGGATCGGAACAGGCATTTTTTGGGCAGGTTCTACGCTGGCATCAGGCATATGCTTGGGCATCAGCATGAAAACAGGCCTGGGGCGCATCCTGGGTTTATTCTGGATGGTCGTCTGTGTTATTACGTTTGGCGCGGTCATCGCGTCGCTCACCTTCTACCTGAGCAGTCAGCACTATTCAGGCTGGGTAATCGACACCGCCCGCTTGAAAGGGATGCACATCGGCGTATTCAGCACCTCGGTTCAGGTCCAGATGCTGGAAAAAATGGGAATTCGATATACCGCCTGCGAAAACACCGATGAATGCATAGGTGCCCTCACGCGCGGAAAGATCGACGGCTTCCTCTATGATGAGGGTTATCTGCGCTATCTTTCTGAAACTCGCTACCGGGGGAAACTCTCCGTGTACGAGACAGAGTTGAAACCGTACAGGAGAGCCTTTGCAATGCCCAAGGACAGCCCTCTGCGCAAGCCATTTAACGTGGCGCTCTTGAGGATCGCCGAACGTCCGATGGGCGAGGGGGTCATTAACCAACTTGACTTGAGCCAGTACCTCAAGACGGGGACGCTCAATCCGATGGAAGAAAAGAGACGATATGGAGCCGGACGTGGAAAACGGTAG
- a CDS encoding M48 family metalloprotease, with protein MTFKAFTAAVLLVCFPLTTFSLTLTEEAKQGKEIHMEVLRMFRLNTDPYVCLYMAEIAKRLEPNAGVPFPVRMTVVESTVPNAFATMGGYTYVTTGLIEMADREEEVAGVLSHELAHVGRRHVAKRMEKEKPLSWATLAGVLLGTLGAMVPGAGALGPALMTGTMAAAQTVSLKYSREDEDEADRYGLETAEASGYSGHGLSDFLKKIRATESERSIPQYLLTHPYSDVRASRIESRIHLPKTKVNTDFFPYVQARLKILNKPLGPAIEDTWMGRYQRDPKDPVAAYGVALLYTLKGNNAKAEELIQGMNSPYRKLFLGEIYVRTQRFKEAIDVLRDQTDPIATYFLASALEGNGDLEGAAEALKSLFPYKENLPSIYQKYAMVVGRLGYEAIGYEYLGRYYLEIGRMPAARINFEKAAAKYGRNTQEAKEVEILLEETMEKKPDGKDGKSKDDPQNKGKKQ; from the coding sequence ATGACATTTAAAGCCTTCACGGCCGCAGTCCTGCTTGTCTGTTTCCCCCTTACCACGTTTTCTCTGACGCTTACAGAAGAGGCAAAACAAGGTAAAGAGATCCACATGGAAGTGTTGAGGATGTTCAGACTCAACACTGACCCTTACGTCTGTCTTTACATGGCAGAGATTGCAAAACGGCTGGAACCAAATGCTGGGGTTCCCTTTCCTGTCAGAATGACGGTAGTTGAGTCAACGGTTCCCAACGCGTTCGCAACTATGGGCGGGTACACGTATGTCACCACTGGTCTCATCGAAATGGCTGACAGGGAAGAAGAGGTGGCAGGCGTGCTGTCTCACGAGCTCGCCCACGTGGGAAGGCGGCATGTCGCCAAAAGGATGGAAAAAGAAAAGCCTCTGAGTTGGGCAACCCTTGCCGGGGTCCTGCTGGGGACGCTGGGAGCGATGGTCCCCGGTGCAGGTGCTCTTGGCCCGGCCCTGATGACCGGCACCATGGCAGCCGCTCAAACAGTCTCTCTCAAGTATTCCCGGGAAGACGAGGACGAGGCAGACAGGTACGGCCTGGAAACGGCGGAAGCGTCAGGTTACAGCGGTCACGGCCTTTCAGATTTCCTGAAAAAAATTCGCGCCACGGAGTCAGAAAGAAGCATTCCTCAATATCTCCTCACTCACCCGTACTCTGACGTTCGAGCATCGAGAATTGAAAGCAGGATTCACCTGCCCAAGACCAAGGTGAATACAGATTTTTTCCCTTACGTCCAGGCAAGGCTGAAAATCCTGAATAAACCTCTCGGCCCGGCCATAGAGGATACGTGGATGGGAAGGTACCAGAGAGACCCCAAAGATCCGGTTGCTGCGTACGGAGTGGCCCTTCTCTACACGCTGAAGGGCAACAATGCAAAAGCCGAAGAGCTGATTCAAGGCATGAACTCCCCCTACAGAAAACTTTTTCTCGGTGAGATCTATGTCAGAACCCAGAGATTCAAAGAAGCAATTGACGTGCTGCGCGATCAGACAGACCCCATCGCCACGTATTTTCTCGCATCGGCACTCGAAGGAAACGGTGATCTCGAAGGCGCAGCGGAGGCATTGAAAAGCCTATTCCCTTACAAAGAAAATCTCCCCTCCATTTATCAGAAGTACGCTATGGTTGTCGGGCGATTAGGCTACGAAGCCATCGGTTACGAGTATTTGGGCAGGTACTACCTTGAAATTGGCAGGATGCCCGCAGCCCGGATCAATTTCGAAAAAGCCGCTGCGAAATACGGGCGCAACACCCAGGAAGCGAAGGAAGTGGAAATCCTTCTCGAGGAAACTATGGAAAAGAAACCTGACGGGAAGGATGGAAAATCAAAGGACGATCCTCAGAACAAAGGGAAAAAGCAATAG